The following coding sequences lie in one Heliangelus exortis chromosome 8, bHelExo1.hap1, whole genome shotgun sequence genomic window:
- the PRKAA2 gene encoding 5'-AMP-activated protein kinase catalytic subunit alpha-2 isoform X1: protein MAEKQKHDGRVKIGHYVLGDTLGVGTFGKVKIGEHQLTGHKVAVKILNRQKIRSLDVVGKIKREIQNLKLFRHPHIIKLYQVISTPTDFFMVMEYVSGGELFDYICKHGRVEEAEARRLFQQILSAVDYCHRHMVVHRDLKPENVLLDAHMNAKIADFGLSNMMSDGEFLRTSCGSPNYAAPEVISGRLYAGPEVDIWSCGVILYALLCGTLPFDDEHVPTLFKKIRGGVFYIPEYLNRSVATLLMHMLQVDPLKRATIKDIREHEWFKEELPSYLFPEDPSYDATVIDDDAVREVCDKFECTESEVMNSLYSGDPQDQLAVAYHLVIDNRRIMNQASEFYLASSPPTGSFMDDSSLHIPPGVKPHPERMPPLIADSPKARCPLDALNTTKPKPLTVKKAKWHLGIRSQSKPYDIMAEVYRAMKQLDFEWKVVNSYHLRVRRKNPVTGNYVKMSLQLYQVDNRSYLLDFKSIDDEVMEQRSGSSTPQRSCSAAGLHRPRLSIDAAATAECQSLMGSLSGSFVGSIPSTPPRLGSHTMDFFEMCASLIMALAR, encoded by the exons TTGGTGAACATCAGCTGACAGGTCACAAAGTAGCAGTGAAAATCCtcaacagacagaaaattcGCAGCCTGGATGTGGTTGGGAAGATCAAACGAGAAATTCAAAACCTCAAACTCTTCCGGCACCCTCATATTATCAAACT GTACCAGGTCATCAGCACACCAACTGACTTCTTCATGGTCATGGAATACGTCTCTGGAGGGGAATTGTTTGATTACATCTGTAAGCACGGACGT GTTGAAGAGGCAGAAGCTCGACGCCTTTTCCAGCAGATTCTCTCAGCAGTGGATTACTGCCACAGACACATGGTCGTCCACCGAGACCTGAAACCAGAGAACGTGCTGCTGGACGCACACATGAATGCCAAGATAGCTGATTTTG GCTTGTCCAACATGATGTCAGATGGAGAATTTCTACGCACCAGCTGTGGCTCTCCAAATTATGCAGCCCCTGAAGTCATCTCTGGAAG GCTCTACGCTGGCCCTGAGGTGGACATTTGGAGCTGTGGTGTTATCCTCTATGCCCTTCTGTGTGGCACTCTGCCTTTTGATGATGAACATGTCCCCACCCTCTTCAAGAAGATCCGGGGAGGGGTGTTTTACATCCCTGAATACCTCAACCGCTCCGTCGCCACTCTCCTCATGCACATGCTGCAGGTTGACCCCCTCAAGAGAGCCACCATCAAGGACATCAG GGAACACGAGTGGTTCAAGGAGGAGCTGCCCAGCTACCTCTTCCCAGAGGACCCTTCCTACGACGCCACCGTCATCGACGACGACGCGGTGCGGGAGGTCTGCGACAAGTTTGAGTGCACCGAGTCGGAGGTGATGAACAGCCTGTACAGTGGTGACCCTCAGGACCAGCTGGCAGTGGCTTACCACCTGGTCATCGACAACAGGAGGATCATGAACCAAGCCAGTGAGTTCTACCTCGCCTCCAGCCCCCCTACGGGCTCCTTCATGGACGACAGCTCCCTGCACATCCCTCCCGGCGTGAAGCCGCACCCCGAGCGGATGCCGCCGTTGATAGCAGACAGCCCCAAGGCACGGTGTCCTCTGGATGCCCTCAacaccacaaaacccaaacccttgACTGTCAAAAAGGCCAAGTGGCACCTAGGAATCCGCAGCCAGAGCAAACCCTATGACATTATGGCCGAGGTGTACCGGGCTATGAAACAGCTGGACTTCGAGTGGAAG GTGGTGAACTCCTACCACCTCAGGGTGCGCCGCAAGAACCCGGTGACAGGAAATTATGTGAAGATGAGCCTGCAGCTCTACCAGGTTGACAACCGCAGCTATCTCTTGGACTTCAAAAGTATTGATG ATGAAGTGATGGAGCAGAGGTCAGGCTCATCCACCCCGCAGCGCTCCTGCTCCGCCGCCGGTTTGCACCGCCCCAGGCTGAGCATCgatgctgctgccactgctgagTGCCAGTCCCTGATGGGCTCCCTGAGTGGCTCCTTCGTGGGCAGCATCCCCTCCACCCCACCACGCCTGGGCAGCCACACCATGGACTTCTTTGAGATGTGTGCCAGCCTGATCATGGCCCTGGCTCGCTGA
- the PRKAA2 gene encoding 5'-AMP-activated protein kinase catalytic subunit alpha-2 isoform X2 has protein sequence MVMEYVSGGELFDYICKHGRVEEAEARRLFQQILSAVDYCHRHMVVHRDLKPENVLLDAHMNAKIADFGLSNMMSDGEFLRTSCGSPNYAAPEVISGRLYAGPEVDIWSCGVILYALLCGTLPFDDEHVPTLFKKIRGGVFYIPEYLNRSVATLLMHMLQVDPLKRATIKDIREHEWFKEELPSYLFPEDPSYDATVIDDDAVREVCDKFECTESEVMNSLYSGDPQDQLAVAYHLVIDNRRIMNQASEFYLASSPPTGSFMDDSSLHIPPGVKPHPERMPPLIADSPKARCPLDALNTTKPKPLTVKKAKWHLGIRSQSKPYDIMAEVYRAMKQLDFEWKVVNSYHLRVRRKNPVTGNYVKMSLQLYQVDNRSYLLDFKSIDDEVMEQRSGSSTPQRSCSAAGLHRPRLSIDAAATAECQSLMGSLSGSFVGSIPSTPPRLGSHTMDFFEMCASLIMALAR, from the exons ATGGTCATGGAATACGTCTCTGGAGGGGAATTGTTTGATTACATCTGTAAGCACGGACGT GTTGAAGAGGCAGAAGCTCGACGCCTTTTCCAGCAGATTCTCTCAGCAGTGGATTACTGCCACAGACACATGGTCGTCCACCGAGACCTGAAACCAGAGAACGTGCTGCTGGACGCACACATGAATGCCAAGATAGCTGATTTTG GCTTGTCCAACATGATGTCAGATGGAGAATTTCTACGCACCAGCTGTGGCTCTCCAAATTATGCAGCCCCTGAAGTCATCTCTGGAAG GCTCTACGCTGGCCCTGAGGTGGACATTTGGAGCTGTGGTGTTATCCTCTATGCCCTTCTGTGTGGCACTCTGCCTTTTGATGATGAACATGTCCCCACCCTCTTCAAGAAGATCCGGGGAGGGGTGTTTTACATCCCTGAATACCTCAACCGCTCCGTCGCCACTCTCCTCATGCACATGCTGCAGGTTGACCCCCTCAAGAGAGCCACCATCAAGGACATCAG GGAACACGAGTGGTTCAAGGAGGAGCTGCCCAGCTACCTCTTCCCAGAGGACCCTTCCTACGACGCCACCGTCATCGACGACGACGCGGTGCGGGAGGTCTGCGACAAGTTTGAGTGCACCGAGTCGGAGGTGATGAACAGCCTGTACAGTGGTGACCCTCAGGACCAGCTGGCAGTGGCTTACCACCTGGTCATCGACAACAGGAGGATCATGAACCAAGCCAGTGAGTTCTACCTCGCCTCCAGCCCCCCTACGGGCTCCTTCATGGACGACAGCTCCCTGCACATCCCTCCCGGCGTGAAGCCGCACCCCGAGCGGATGCCGCCGTTGATAGCAGACAGCCCCAAGGCACGGTGTCCTCTGGATGCCCTCAacaccacaaaacccaaacccttgACTGTCAAAAAGGCCAAGTGGCACCTAGGAATCCGCAGCCAGAGCAAACCCTATGACATTATGGCCGAGGTGTACCGGGCTATGAAACAGCTGGACTTCGAGTGGAAG GTGGTGAACTCCTACCACCTCAGGGTGCGCCGCAAGAACCCGGTGACAGGAAATTATGTGAAGATGAGCCTGCAGCTCTACCAGGTTGACAACCGCAGCTATCTCTTGGACTTCAAAAGTATTGATG ATGAAGTGATGGAGCAGAGGTCAGGCTCATCCACCCCGCAGCGCTCCTGCTCCGCCGCCGGTTTGCACCGCCCCAGGCTGAGCATCgatgctgctgccactgctgagTGCCAGTCCCTGATGGGCTCCCTGAGTGGCTCCTTCGTGGGCAGCATCCCCTCCACCCCACCACGCCTGGGCAGCCACACCATGGACTTCTTTGAGATGTGTGCCAGCCTGATCATGGCCCTGGCTCGCTGA